From Amycolatopsis sp. cg9, one genomic window encodes:
- a CDS encoding DUF4157 domain-containing protein, with amino-acid sequence MTEPTRQAAQTRPARRPEPAREPPARGPRLAAAGNAAIGRLLGGPVPGGAEVTAGGNGAASRVLGTQVRRCGPNPCSCTDDEEPERQVRRSAIETQVRRCGAGPCGCDEEPGYQVRRSAAAPAGPSPAFLGALDRGGPGNTLPDGFRAVAEDRFGADFADVRLHTDGAAADASEVISARAFTIGDDVYFARGEYRPETVRGQRLLAHELTHVVQGGGPRAAGSWLSHPADPAERAAEAAADAFMAGGTVSTVDPPAAAVHRDGPPAPDTAAAPAIIAAVRGDDVPGVVRLLDGHTRPELAALRGTVNAAIGTRLESWLFTGGPAAVPDPDGFGAVPQGPAPEAEHGLRLLWPALTLVERLRFYDEGWRELEQAQLDVIKAASADERAVARTDTAALAPVYAAMEPQEEFQARSLIDPTPEGRYAAAEHLLRRAPGVFHDEEDAVFDSLMELSPAQRRQFYTAHESAITDMMSDSRAGLLRNLAYGSEADALIARLREATEGRRDDLAAVQDVVDRAVKLFQERATLRASVRAGSLPPADRATVEARLRELDDLDKLLRFDRGGDGALDSASFLGRLADARGDAGAFAADAQRLGQFASPADARRQAFETAKQHILMADGDVDTIRTALVRLHAPRTAAPDPGGPGAAEQAEDERLRRELLADPAVVAVIDGLTPYQRMRVSDAVTADAFAETLGHLNDAVQGGQWGPFFVELVRIARNPGWRARYQATAPDPFGVYAQVHGEQREIMETILADPARIPLRALMAFTGDADVLATAASELTDEQRGQLRTGYLLATQPPIGAPTEAEVAAVTAYREFEGQLRSSQTTWRIFFDDAGYQRVLWAMLGSDPTRDEMATGGGRFRAAELMYQQQQAKLGLDRGAAAGFTEADETMVAAGREFAARFEPLRAARTLSTVDFAALAALHDRFTGRAGEFEQASNTVGELAGVIAATVAGVVVIAATGGAAAPGVVALAAAAGAGSRVVTRELIGGDYYTAASVAGARDALLGGVDAALAVVGASLAARGAQLLGVGGHALTSGAARVAGAVAEEASGAAVDAGSSLAKRVAAGAVESALDGAFSGAVSEAFGTMTDEATWRRGVWNGLVRVGEAALAAGLTGLATGGLLGAAMPVAGAGAGRLWNAVVGQGIERKLADAGASALLADARRAAQAGQTAEVDRLVQQLETHLTPEETTMLRRELNAGLGDALGPAESRLLTESAGVEDGIALLPEQLEAEFDVVRRSEPRPSTTAGYVDEIDLGNGHTWRRREDGTWCRFSTRSLCGTTIPGAPAMSSTALGNAADPAQLRRMLDQLDDELDIIASHPDASAMADEATAVRRLLEAGDLRGAAERFSRLRRRVDISLSSVPEGALERPFGGAEEGRMGTRTPAGPSGGGHAVHLDVNAPPTADPTGNRLLAHVRDALERFDDEGFTEAQRAALRDNPQLQAAYRGARIDEFAKAAVEQDPELQHVIVTGLYEPGADFYDSVTGRWYDITTAAAWKDHVTKYGAHGSRLPTERK; translated from the coding sequence ATGACCGAACCGACCCGCCAGGCCGCGCAGACCCGGCCGGCCCGGCGCCCCGAGCCCGCCCGGGAGCCGCCGGCGCGCGGACCGCGGCTGGCCGCGGCGGGGAACGCGGCGATCGGCCGGCTCCTCGGCGGCCCGGTGCCGGGCGGCGCCGAGGTCACCGCCGGCGGCAACGGCGCGGCATCGCGGGTGCTGGGGACGCAGGTCCGGCGGTGCGGGCCGAACCCGTGCTCCTGCACCGACGACGAGGAACCGGAACGCCAGGTCCGCCGGTCGGCCATCGAAACGCAAGTCCGGCGATGCGGCGCCGGCCCCTGCGGCTGCGACGAAGAACCCGGGTACCAAGTCCGCCGGTCGGCCGCCGCGCCGGCAGGGCCGTCACCCGCGTTCCTCGGCGCCTTGGACCGGGGCGGGCCCGGTAACACCCTGCCGGACGGGTTCCGCGCCGTCGCCGAGGATCGGTTCGGTGCGGACTTCGCCGACGTGCGGCTGCACACCGACGGCGCCGCGGCGGACGCCTCGGAAGTCATCAGCGCCCGGGCGTTCACCATCGGCGACGACGTTTACTTCGCCCGCGGCGAGTACCGGCCGGAGACCGTGCGCGGGCAGCGACTGCTGGCGCACGAGCTCACCCACGTCGTCCAGGGCGGCGGACCGCGCGCGGCCGGCTCGTGGCTGAGCCACCCCGCCGATCCCGCCGAACGAGCCGCCGAAGCCGCCGCCGACGCGTTCATGGCGGGCGGCACTGTGTCCACAGTGGACCCACCGGCCGCGGCCGTGCACCGCGACGGGCCACCGGCACCGGACACCGCCGCGGCGCCCGCGATCATCGCTGCGGTCCGGGGCGACGACGTCCCCGGAGTGGTCCGCTTGCTCGACGGGCACACCCGTCCCGAGCTCGCTGCCCTCCGCGGTACCGTCAACGCCGCGATCGGCACCCGGCTGGAGAGCTGGCTGTTCACCGGCGGCCCCGCGGCCGTACCGGACCCCGACGGCTTCGGCGCGGTCCCGCAGGGCCCCGCCCCCGAGGCCGAGCACGGGCTCCGGCTGCTGTGGCCGGCGCTCACGCTGGTCGAGCGGCTCCGGTTCTACGACGAAGGCTGGCGCGAGCTGGAACAGGCGCAGCTGGACGTGATCAAGGCGGCGAGCGCCGACGAGCGGGCCGTGGCCCGGACCGACACCGCGGCCCTCGCGCCGGTCTACGCGGCCATGGAACCCCAGGAAGAGTTCCAGGCGCGCTCGCTGATCGACCCGACACCGGAGGGCCGCTACGCCGCGGCGGAGCACCTGCTGCGCCGCGCCCCCGGCGTGTTCCACGACGAGGAAGACGCGGTCTTCGACTCGCTGATGGAGCTGTCCCCCGCCCAGCGCCGCCAGTTCTACACCGCGCACGAATCGGCCATCACCGACATGATGAGCGATTCGCGGGCCGGACTGCTGCGCAATCTCGCGTACGGCAGCGAGGCCGACGCGCTCATCGCGCGCTTGCGCGAGGCCACCGAGGGCCGCCGAGACGACCTGGCGGCCGTTCAGGACGTCGTCGACCGCGCGGTCAAGCTCTTCCAGGAACGCGCCACGCTGCGCGCGTCGGTGCGGGCCGGGTCGCTGCCGCCCGCCGACCGCGCGACGGTCGAAGCGCGGCTGCGGGAGCTCGACGACCTCGACAAGCTGCTGCGGTTCGACCGCGGCGGTGACGGCGCCCTCGACTCCGCGAGCTTCCTCGGCCGGCTGGCCGATGCCCGCGGCGACGCGGGCGCGTTCGCCGCCGACGCCCAGCGGCTCGGCCAGTTCGCGAGCCCCGCGGACGCGCGCCGGCAGGCGTTCGAAACCGCCAAGCAGCACATCCTCATGGCCGATGGCGACGTGGACACCATCCGCACCGCGCTCGTCCGGCTGCACGCCCCGCGCACCGCCGCGCCGGACCCCGGCGGCCCGGGTGCCGCCGAACAGGCCGAGGACGAGCGGCTCCGCCGGGAGCTGCTGGCCGACCCGGCGGTGGTCGCGGTCATCGACGGCCTCACGCCCTATCAGCGGATGCGGGTGAGCGACGCTGTCACCGCGGACGCGTTCGCCGAGACGCTGGGCCACCTCAACGACGCGGTGCAGGGTGGCCAATGGGGCCCGTTCTTCGTGGAGCTGGTGCGGATCGCGCGCAACCCCGGCTGGCGGGCGCGGTACCAGGCCACCGCGCCGGATCCGTTCGGCGTCTACGCTCAGGTCCACGGCGAGCAGCGCGAGATCATGGAGACGATCCTCGCCGACCCCGCGCGCATCCCGCTGCGCGCGCTCATGGCGTTCACCGGCGACGCGGACGTGCTGGCCACCGCCGCGTCCGAGCTCACCGACGAGCAACGCGGGCAGCTGCGCACCGGGTACCTGCTGGCCACCCAGCCGCCGATCGGGGCGCCCACCGAAGCCGAGGTCGCCGCGGTCACCGCGTACCGCGAGTTCGAGGGGCAGCTGCGCTCGTCCCAGACGACGTGGCGGATCTTCTTCGACGACGCCGGCTACCAGCGCGTCCTGTGGGCGATGCTCGGCAGCGACCCCACCCGCGACGAAATGGCCACCGGCGGGGGCCGGTTCCGCGCCGCGGAGCTGATGTACCAGCAGCAACAGGCGAAACTGGGCCTGGACCGCGGCGCGGCCGCCGGGTTCACCGAGGCCGACGAGACCATGGTGGCCGCCGGGCGCGAGTTCGCCGCCCGGTTCGAGCCGCTCCGCGCGGCCCGCACGTTGTCTACTGTGGACTTCGCCGCACTGGCGGCGCTGCACGACCGGTTCACCGGCCGGGCCGGCGAGTTCGAGCAAGCGAGCAACACCGTCGGCGAACTGGCGGGCGTGATCGCGGCGACGGTCGCGGGCGTCGTGGTGATCGCCGCGACCGGCGGCGCCGCGGCGCCGGGCGTGGTCGCGCTCGCCGCCGCGGCCGGCGCCGGTTCCCGCGTGGTCACCCGCGAGCTGATCGGCGGCGACTACTACACCGCTGCGTCCGTGGCCGGCGCGCGGGACGCGCTCCTCGGCGGGGTCGACGCCGCGTTGGCAGTGGTCGGCGCGTCCCTGGCCGCACGCGGCGCGCAGTTGCTGGGCGTCGGCGGGCACGCGCTGACCAGCGGAGCCGCCCGCGTCGCCGGCGCGGTCGCCGAGGAGGCGAGCGGCGCCGCGGTCGACGCCGGATCATCACTGGCGAAGCGGGTCGCGGCCGGCGCTGTGGAGTCCGCTTTGGACGGTGCGTTCTCCGGCGCGGTCAGCGAAGCCTTCGGCACCATGACCGACGAGGCGACCTGGCGCCGCGGCGTCTGGAACGGCCTGGTCCGGGTCGGCGAAGCCGCCTTGGCCGCCGGCTTGACCGGCCTGGCGACCGGCGGCCTGCTGGGCGCCGCGATGCCGGTGGCGGGCGCGGGCGCGGGTCGGCTCTGGAACGCCGTCGTCGGCCAGGGCATCGAACGGAAGCTCGCCGACGCCGGGGCCTCGGCACTGCTGGCGGACGCCCGCCGCGCGGCGCAGGCGGGACAGACCGCCGAAGTCGACCGGCTGGTGCAGCAGCTGGAAACCCACCTCACGCCCGAGGAAACGACGATGCTGCGGCGAGAACTCAACGCCGGACTGGGCGACGCGCTGGGCCCTGCGGAATCACGGCTGCTGACCGAGAGCGCGGGCGTCGAAGACGGCATCGCGCTGCTGCCGGAACAGCTCGAAGCCGAGTTCGACGTGGTGCGGCGCAGCGAACCGCGGCCCAGCACCACGGCCGGGTACGTGGACGAGATCGACCTCGGCAACGGGCACACCTGGCGCCGCCGCGAGGACGGCACATGGTGCCGGTTCAGCACGCGAAGCCTGTGCGGCACCACGATCCCCGGTGCTCCGGCGATGTCCTCGACCGCGCTCGGAAACGCCGCCGATCCGGCCCAGTTGCGCAGGATGCTCGATCAGCTGGACGACGAGCTCGACATCATTGCGAGCCACCCGGACGCGTCGGCCATGGCCGACGAGGCGACCGCCGTCCGACGATTGCTGGAAGCCGGCGACCTCCGTGGTGCGGCAGAACGGTTCTCACGGCTGCGGCGCCGCGTGGACATCTCGCTCAGCTCGGTGCCCGAAGGCGCTCTCGAACGTCCCTTCGGCGGGGCCGAAGAGGGCCGCATGGGCACTCGGACGCCAGCCGGGCCCAGCGGCGGCGGGCATGCCGTGCACCTCGACGTCAACGCCCCGCCCACCGCCGACCCGACGGGCAACCGGCTGCTCGCGCACGTCCGGGACGCATTGGAACGCTTCGACGACGAAGGCTTCACGGAGGCACAACGGGCGGCACTGCGCGACAACCCTCAGCTCCAAGCGGCGTATCGCGGCGCGCGGATCGACGAGTTCGCCAAGGCGGCCGTCGAGCAGGATCCCGAGCTGCAGCACGTGATCGTCACCGGACTGTACGAGCCGGGAGCCGACTTCTACGACTCGGTCACCGGCCGGTGGTACGACATCACGACCGCCGCGGCATGGAAGGACCACGTCACGAAGTACGGCGCGCATGGCAGCCGGCTTCCCACCGAACGCAAGTGA
- a CDS encoding AAA family ATPase has product MTYSTDLGERVGWVQRRCNDLVRNVEHFIHGKTNVVWNVVIGLLAEGHILVEDVPGVAKTSLAKAVAHSISGSMHRIQFTPDLLPSDVTGVQIYDSEKREFQFREGPVFANIVLGDEINRASPKTQSALLEAMAERQVTVDRVAYPLPRPNFVIATQNPVDQQGTYSLPEAQLDRFMMLLRIGYPSPEHEVRIVADAVARRLPEQLRAVTTVEEMQQMIDVVRGVYVAPALQAFIVTITNATRTIPQLKLGASPRASNALAAASQARAAVDGRPFVTADDVKQMAKAVLCHRLMLTPEAAVQEFTADGIVDRILAAVPVPQSPAGV; this is encoded by the coding sequence ATGACCTACAGCACTGACCTCGGGGAGCGGGTCGGCTGGGTTCAGCGGCGCTGCAACGATCTTGTCCGCAACGTCGAGCATTTCATCCACGGAAAGACGAACGTGGTGTGGAACGTCGTGATCGGTTTGCTCGCCGAGGGGCATATTCTTGTCGAAGATGTTCCCGGTGTCGCCAAAACTTCACTGGCGAAGGCCGTCGCCCATTCCATCAGCGGTTCCATGCACCGCATTCAGTTCACCCCCGACCTGCTGCCTTCGGATGTCACGGGCGTGCAGATCTACGACTCGGAAAAGCGTGAATTCCAGTTTCGCGAAGGCCCGGTGTTCGCCAACATCGTGCTCGGCGACGAGATCAACCGCGCCTCCCCCAAGACCCAGTCCGCGCTGCTGGAGGCGATGGCCGAACGCCAGGTGACCGTCGACCGCGTCGCCTACCCCCTGCCCCGCCCCAACTTCGTGATCGCCACCCAGAACCCGGTCGACCAGCAGGGCACCTACTCGCTGCCGGAGGCGCAGCTCGACCGGTTCATGATGCTGCTGCGGATCGGCTACCCCAGCCCGGAGCACGAGGTGCGGATCGTCGCCGACGCCGTCGCCCGCCGGCTGCCCGAGCAGCTGCGCGCGGTGACGACCGTCGAAGAGATGCAGCAGATGATCGACGTCGTGCGCGGGGTGTACGTGGCGCCGGCGCTGCAGGCGTTCATCGTCACCATCACCAACGCCACGCGCACCATCCCGCAGCTCAAGCTCGGCGCGAGCCCGCGTGCGAGCAACGCGCTGGCCGCGGCGTCGCAGGCGCGGGCCGCCGTCGACGGGCGGCCGTTCGTCACCGCCGACGATGTCAAGCAGATGGCGAAGGCGGTGCTGTGCCACCGGCTGATGCTGACGCCGGAGGCGGCGGTGCAGGAGTTCACCGCGGACGGCATCGTGGACCGCATCCTGGCCGCCGTGCCGGTGCCGCAGTCCCCGGCCGGTGTGTGA
- a CDS encoding Hsp70 family protein gives MNYPLGIDVGTTYTAAALWDDGRAQTVPLGDRANAVPSVLFLREDGAVLVGEAAARRGVLEPDRVAREFKRRMGDDVPVLLGGRRFPVHELTGRILRTVVDRVSEQRGGPPGHVVLTHPAEWGGYRRRRLAEASRAAGLTDVGLLPEPVAAATWYAAQERVEPGALIAIYDFGGGTFDASVVRKTADSVEIHGEPGGDDRVGGIDFDHALFRRVCANAGVDPARLDPGDSAAVAALAQLFASVVEAKEALSADVEVRIPVVLPGITRQVLITRAEFEDLIRSRLEGTVGVFGQVVRRAGVAPSDLHAVLLVGGSSRIPLVRTLLSAELGIRVAVDAHPKYTVSLGAAIAAAPRVAGPPAPPPRPPVPVRSRPEVSAPVDLVRTGLTGAPDVLVPVVLVPPAAGRPREVVRTRRDGAVPAKGHGRLVAVLVTVLVLGVVAAVAFFATRPAGDAAPKPSALPAPGGPGTTAAETLRLTGELVVPPDGADVMRAVTRLPSGTLVAVGLSAGQQPRAWLRRPGGAPAAVSPPPGEGQAALADVVTSGSGVVAVGWAGTGRARRPAVWLSATGEQWQLLPAGGSFVPGGGVTELTAVTAGGDGRLYAAGVDRGSDTADGDVAIFASPDGKSWDRLPATGLAGPGPQTVTRLIRTADGRFLAAGSALTGARRGPALWTSPDGIAWTPDTSVPAGSPTVLGLTREADGTVLACGSVGPADQPSTGCWTRSGSGSWRTWTVTGTPAPVYVYGVVSTPDGLVLAGVGREGSTVDAGLWTVRPG, from the coding sequence GTGAACTATCCGCTCGGTATCGACGTCGGGACCACCTATACGGCGGCCGCGCTGTGGGACGACGGGCGGGCGCAGACCGTTCCGCTCGGCGACCGCGCCAACGCGGTGCCGTCGGTGCTGTTCCTCCGCGAGGACGGCGCGGTGCTGGTGGGCGAGGCGGCCGCCCGGCGGGGCGTGCTCGAGCCGGACCGGGTGGCGCGGGAGTTCAAGCGCCGCATGGGCGACGACGTCCCGGTCCTGCTCGGCGGCCGGCGGTTCCCCGTGCACGAACTGACCGGGCGCATCCTGCGGACGGTCGTCGACCGGGTTTCCGAACAGCGGGGCGGACCCCCGGGTCACGTGGTGCTGACGCACCCGGCCGAGTGGGGCGGCTACCGGCGGCGCCGGCTCGCGGAGGCATCGCGCGCGGCGGGGCTGACCGACGTCGGGCTGCTGCCGGAGCCGGTGGCCGCGGCGACCTGGTACGCGGCGCAGGAGCGCGTCGAACCGGGCGCGCTGATCGCGATCTACGACTTCGGCGGCGGTACGTTCGACGCGAGCGTGGTCCGCAAGACCGCCGACAGCGTGGAAATCCACGGCGAGCCGGGCGGCGACGACCGGGTCGGCGGGATCGACTTCGACCACGCGTTGTTCCGCCGGGTGTGCGCGAACGCCGGCGTCGACCCGGCCCGGCTCGACCCGGGCGACAGCGCGGCCGTCGCGGCCCTGGCGCAGCTGTTCGCTTCGGTGGTGGAGGCCAAGGAGGCCCTCTCGGCGGACGTCGAAGTGCGGATTCCGGTGGTGCTGCCGGGAATCACGCGTCAGGTGCTGATCACGCGCGCCGAGTTCGAGGATCTGATCCGGTCGCGGCTGGAGGGCACGGTCGGGGTGTTCGGTCAGGTGGTGCGCCGCGCGGGGGTCGCCCCGTCGGACCTGCACGCGGTGCTGCTGGTCGGCGGGTCGAGCCGGATCCCGTTGGTGCGCACCCTGTTGTCGGCGGAGCTGGGTATCCGCGTCGCCGTCGACGCCCATCCGAAGTACACGGTCAGCCTGGGGGCCGCGATCGCCGCGGCGCCCAGGGTGGCCGGCCCGCCCGCGCCGCCGCCCCGGCCGCCGGTGCCTGTCCGGAGCCGGCCGGAGGTGAGCGCGCCGGTCGACCTGGTCCGCACCGGGCTGACCGGGGCGCCGGACGTTCTCGTGCCGGTGGTGCTCGTCCCGCCGGCGGCCGGCCGCCCCCGGGAAGTGGTGCGCACACGACGGGACGGCGCGGTCCCGGCGAAGGGGCACGGCCGGCTGGTCGCGGTGCTGGTGACGGTTCTCGTGCTGGGCGTCGTCGCGGCCGTGGCGTTCTTCGCCACACGCCCGGCGGGCGACGCGGCCCCGAAGCCGTCCGCGCTCCCGGCGCCCGGCGGCCCGGGCACCACCGCGGCGGAAACCCTACGGTTGACCGGCGAACTGGTCGTCCCGCCGGACGGCGCGGACGTCATGCGGGCGGTGACGCGGCTCCCGTCCGGGACGCTGGTGGCGGTGGGGTTGTCCGCCGGTCAGCAGCCGCGGGCCTGGCTGCGCCGGCCCGGTGGCGCGCCGGCCGCGGTGAGCCCGCCGCCGGGGGAGGGCCAGGCGGCGCTCGCCGACGTCGTGACCTCGGGTTCGGGCGTGGTCGCGGTGGGCTGGGCGGGCACCGGCCGCGCCCGGCGCCCGGCGGTGTGGCTGTCGGCGACTGGCGAGCAGTGGCAGCTCCTGCCGGCGGGCGGCTCGTTCGTGCCGGGCGGCGGCGTCACGGAGCTGACCGCGGTGACGGCAGGCGGCGACGGGAGGTTGTACGCGGCCGGCGTCGACCGAGGCAGCGACACGGCCGACGGCGACGTCGCGATCTTCGCTTCCCCGGACGGGAAGTCGTGGGACCGGCTGCCGGCGACCGGCCTCGCCGGGCCGGGACCGCAGACGGTGACCCGCCTGATCCGCACGGCCGACGGCCGGTTCCTCGCGGCGGGGTCGGCCCTGACCGGCGCCCGCCGCGGCCCGGCGCTGTGGACGTCCCCCGACGGCATCGCGTGGACGCCGGACACGTCGGTCCCGGCCGGCTCGCCGACGGTGCTCGGGCTGACCCGCGAAGCCGACGGAACGGTACTGGCCTGCGGATCGGTCGGTCCGGCAGACCAGCCGTCCACCGGCTGCTGGACCCGCTCCGGCAGCGGAAGCTGGCGCACGTGGACCGTCACGGGCACACCGGCACCGGTGTACGTCTACGGTGTGGTGTCCACTCCGGACGGTTTGGTGCTCGCCGGGGTGGGGCGCGAGGGGTCCACTGTGGACGCCGGGTTGTGGACAGTGCGCCCCGGCTGA
- a CDS encoding DUF4157 domain-containing protein, whose protein sequence is MSRQRPRARAGAVPEPDPAPPAPVRLIAGPGNGALGRLYRSAAGEAPPGFAEGLPTGGHPIPAAQRSSLEAGLGTSLAGVRVHTGAAAAGLAEQVNARAFTVGTDIYFGRGRYDPGSAGGYRLLAHEVAHTLQQPAAPAASSLSVSTPDSPAEREAERVAGLLADGRAADVYSGQQAAVHRFSGFEHEQLGNATHADIDLGGGVTLTWGEVVALAGDEYGSVEELQAAVTTPDGKARLRHRLEHDEVRGPIPAGLPKPTGDQESNSRYIDLAMHNIAHFAGGGTALETWRGHHEAALVAAVQAGIDGSEPGWQTAQLTEAFGQHFLTDSFSAGHVRTPRAEIVAWYQDDFTPRALAAAIAQARETITDKLTDDLAEQMNSPEFVVRAEFDLALRALIEGGLRLYGAMIEEYFGLGISGAISGTLHDHDNERGLWVASAAHPGPWQAFGDSRLACSPTSRDQAELAVITAREQLVRARALGEIRARGRGKTPEDPPGVVHFAFDSAVLDAAAAASLDRAADHLTAHPEIVLRVVGHTCPLGADQYNDALGARRAEAVAVYLMNRGVAPQQLATTSAGEHQLVTVEQAQYPADRRAELQYVVTGEEPPDLVWAQQKILEEFGTPPYAAIERFVPREVPGMNDPQEDWHWGTLTDVMAAEVDTWIAHYVADARKQFAGAPELADRVIPVPDLGLPLLPGAPPITVTPVVLHPRPAALALLDELIAHPTDFVGKLVGVPAANRSVPPPPPLVQCVPPGP, encoded by the coding sequence ATGAGCCGACAGCGACCACGGGCACGGGCCGGTGCCGTCCCCGAGCCCGACCCGGCACCGCCGGCTCCGGTCCGCCTGATCGCGGGGCCGGGGAACGGGGCGCTCGGCCGGCTCTACCGGTCCGCCGCCGGGGAGGCACCGCCCGGCTTCGCCGAAGGCCTGCCCACCGGCGGGCACCCGATCCCGGCCGCGCAGCGCAGTTCCCTCGAAGCCGGGCTTGGGACCTCGCTGGCCGGCGTCCGCGTGCACACCGGCGCGGCCGCCGCCGGGCTGGCCGAGCAGGTGAACGCCCGGGCCTTCACCGTCGGGACGGACATCTACTTCGGGCGGGGGCGCTACGATCCCGGCTCCGCAGGCGGGTACCGGCTGCTGGCCCACGAGGTCGCGCACACCCTGCAGCAGCCCGCCGCCCCGGCGGCCAGCTCGCTGTCGGTCAGCACCCCGGACTCCCCAGCCGAACGTGAAGCCGAGCGGGTCGCCGGCCTGCTGGCCGACGGACGGGCCGCCGACGTCTACAGTGGACAGCAGGCGGCCGTGCACCGCTTCTCCGGCTTCGAACACGAGCAGCTCGGCAACGCGACCCACGCCGACATCGACCTCGGCGGTGGCGTGACCCTGACGTGGGGCGAGGTCGTCGCGCTCGCCGGTGACGAATACGGGTCCGTCGAGGAGCTGCAGGCCGCCGTCACCACTCCCGACGGCAAGGCACGGCTGCGGCACCGGCTCGAGCACGACGAGGTGCGCGGTCCCATCCCCGCCGGGCTGCCCAAGCCGACCGGTGACCAGGAGAGCAACAGCCGGTACATCGACCTCGCCATGCACAACATCGCGCACTTCGCCGGCGGCGGCACCGCGCTCGAAACGTGGCGCGGGCACCACGAGGCCGCGCTGGTGGCGGCGGTGCAAGCGGGCATCGACGGCAGCGAGCCGGGCTGGCAGACCGCCCAGCTGACCGAGGCGTTCGGCCAGCACTTCCTCACCGACTCCTTCTCCGCCGGTCACGTCCGGACGCCGCGCGCCGAAATCGTGGCCTGGTACCAGGACGACTTCACGCCGCGGGCGCTCGCCGCGGCGATCGCACAGGCGCGCGAAACCATCACGGACAAGCTCACCGATGACCTCGCCGAGCAAATGAACTCACCGGAGTTCGTGGTTCGCGCGGAATTCGACCTCGCTCTCCGTGCCTTGATCGAGGGCGGACTGCGCCTTTACGGCGCCATGATCGAGGAGTACTTCGGGCTCGGCATCTCCGGCGCGATCAGCGGCACCCTGCACGACCACGACAACGAGCGCGGGCTGTGGGTCGCCAGCGCTGCGCACCCGGGGCCGTGGCAGGCGTTCGGCGACAGCCGGCTGGCCTGCAGCCCCACCAGCCGCGACCAGGCCGAGCTCGCCGTGATCACCGCCCGCGAGCAGCTGGTGCGGGCCCGCGCGCTGGGCGAGATCCGGGCGCGGGGGCGGGGAAAGACCCCCGAGGACCCGCCGGGGGTCGTGCACTTCGCCTTCGACTCGGCGGTGCTGGACGCCGCCGCGGCGGCGTCCCTCGACCGTGCGGCGGATCACCTGACCGCGCACCCGGAGATCGTGCTGCGGGTCGTCGGCCACACCTGCCCGCTGGGCGCCGACCAGTACAACGACGCCCTCGGCGCCCGGCGCGCGGAAGCCGTCGCGGTGTATCTGATGAACCGCGGGGTCGCACCGCAGCAGCTCGCCACGACCTCGGCCGGGGAACACCAGCTCGTCACCGTCGAGCAGGCTCAGTACCCGGCAGACCGCCGGGCCGAGCTGCAGTACGTGGTCACCGGCGAAGAACCACCCGACCTGGTGTGGGCGCAGCAGAAGATCCTGGAGGAGTTCGGCACCCCACCGTACGCGGCGATCGAACGGTTCGTGCCGCGGGAGGTGCCCGGTATGAACGACCCGCAGGAGGACTGGCACTGGGGCACGCTCACCGACGTCATGGCGGCCGAAGTGGACACCTGGATCGCGCACTACGTCGCCGACGCGCGCAAGCAGTTCGCCGGCGCGCCCGAGCTCGCCGACCGGGTCATCCCGGTGCCGGACCTGGGGCTGCCCCTCCTGCCGGGCGCACCGCCGATCACCGTGACACCGGTCGTCCTGCACCCCCGGCCCGCGGCGCTCGCCCTGCTCGACGAGCTGATCGCGCACCCCACCGACTTCGTCGGCAAGCTGGTCGGCGTCCCGGCCGCGAACCGCTCGGTCCCGCCACCACCGCCGCTGGTCCAGTGCGTCCCGCCCGGCCCCTGA